One stretch of Streptomyces hygroscopicus DNA includes these proteins:
- a CDS encoding CMP 5-hydroxymethylase: MNRFQGLQDAYLHHLAELLDEPQFRNAPRGHDSQEIIGSGFTLDDPLRRLVTHPVRRTNLVFNFAEALWYLSGRDDLAFPAHYAPSLTRYSVDGRHLTGTAYGPRIFRHGPGALDQWAAVTETIRKDPDTKRAIIQIFEPRELLVPANPDVACTLALQFLLREGRLHAVAYMRANDAYRGMVSDVFSFTFLQEAMARQLRVPVGTYTHVAGSLHLYRPDVQAAARLVADGTRGDLPPHRMPALPEGDNRPHVARVLELEEALRTGALRLDADRIDALGMPLYWAQVVTLFELHRRALAAEPAGDLADLLPPLYRHLMYRRFPTLGAAPSSLEATDAAV; encoded by the coding sequence GTGAACCGCTTCCAGGGGCTCCAGGACGCCTACCTGCACCATCTGGCCGAGCTGCTGGACGAGCCGCAGTTCCGTAACGCCCCTCGCGGCCACGACAGCCAGGAGATCATCGGTTCCGGCTTCACCCTGGACGACCCGCTGCGCCGCCTGGTCACGCACCCGGTCCGGCGCACCAATCTGGTGTTCAACTTCGCCGAGGCCCTCTGGTACCTCTCCGGGCGCGACGACCTCGCCTTCCCGGCCCACTACGCGCCAAGTCTGACCCGGTACTCCGTCGACGGCAGGCACCTGACCGGCACCGCCTACGGGCCGCGGATCTTCCGCCACGGCCCCGGCGCGCTTGACCAGTGGGCCGCCGTCACGGAGACGATCCGGAAGGACCCCGACACCAAGCGCGCGATCATCCAGATCTTCGAACCGCGCGAGCTCCTGGTCCCGGCCAACCCGGATGTCGCCTGTACGCTCGCCCTGCAGTTCCTGCTGCGCGAGGGCAGGCTGCACGCAGTCGCCTACATGCGCGCCAACGACGCCTACCGGGGCATGGTCAGCGACGTCTTCTCGTTCACCTTCCTCCAGGAGGCGATGGCACGGCAGCTCCGCGTGCCAGTGGGCACGTACACACACGTCGCCGGATCACTGCACCTGTACCGGCCCGATGTGCAAGCGGCTGCCCGCCTGGTGGCGGATGGCACGCGCGGTGACCTGCCGCCCCACCGCATGCCCGCGCTCCCCGAAGGGGACAACCGGCCCCATGTCGCCCGGGTGCTGGAACTGGAGGAGGCGCTGCGCACGGGCGCGCTGCGTCTGGATGCCGACCGGATCGACGCCCTCGGCATGCCCCTCTACTGGGCGCAGGTCGTCACCCTCTTCGAACTCCACCGGCGGGCACTCGCCGCAGAGCCCGCCGGCGACCTGGCCGACCTGCTGCCTCCGCTCTACCGCCACCTGATGTACCGCCGCTTCCCCACGCTGGGTGCGGCCCCGTCCTCCCTGGAGGCCACCGATGCCGCAGTCTGA
- a CDS encoding aminoglycoside phosphotransferase, translating to MTALPGKGGVLDGALVDLVPQRVADRMAARIGAEHLVQMRADSFKERSANAWFRGTARRREIFVKLYARQDRAVVERLVARSLGSACSTRLLDSGTAPDLGGYAVFDWERLVPLPPTADSAAAAGRLLAAVHETAPPGAAPLQDQTPCEAHLETHLSALAAEAPDLYGLIRGRLAEPALSTLVREAGRRSVTAPRVLLHGDFSLRNVARGAGGREVVFDFERAALGPFEVDLQRLWDRELAAIRGGRTAFTAAYRQERGTDPGPPDPVLLDFARLSCAVSTLTAARRTDDPDFEAEGLTILKVLR from the coding sequence GTGACCGCGCTGCCCGGGAAGGGCGGCGTCCTCGACGGGGCACTGGTCGACCTGGTGCCGCAGCGGGTGGCCGACCGGATGGCGGCACGGATCGGTGCCGAGCACCTGGTCCAGATGCGAGCCGACAGCTTCAAGGAGAGGTCGGCGAACGCCTGGTTCCGCGGCACGGCCCGCAGGCGCGAGATCTTCGTGAAGCTCTACGCACGACAGGACCGGGCGGTCGTCGAACGGCTGGTCGCCCGATCGCTCGGTTCGGCGTGCAGCACGCGCCTGCTGGACAGCGGAACGGCCCCGGACCTCGGCGGATACGCGGTCTTCGACTGGGAACGCCTCGTCCCGCTCCCGCCGACCGCCGACTCCGCCGCGGCTGCGGGCCGCCTACTGGCCGCCGTGCACGAGACGGCTCCACCCGGCGCCGCGCCGCTGCAGGACCAGACGCCCTGCGAGGCGCATCTCGAAACGCACCTGTCGGCGCTGGCCGCCGAAGCGCCGGACCTGTACGGGTTGATCCGCGGGCGGCTGGCCGAACCCGCCCTGAGCACGCTGGTGCGAGAGGCCGGACGGCGTTCGGTGACCGCTCCGCGGGTGCTGCTGCACGGCGACTTCTCCCTGCGCAACGTCGCCCGCGGGGCCGGGGGCCGCGAGGTGGTCTTCGACTTCGAGCGGGCCGCGCTCGGCCCGTTCGAAGTCGACCTGCAGAGGCTGTGGGACCGGGAGCTGGCAGCGATCAGGGGCGGCCGCACGGCGTTCACCGCCGCCTACCGCCAGGAGCGGGGCACGGACCCGGGACCGCCCGACCCGGTCCTGCTCGACTTCGCCCGCCTGTCCTGCGCGGTCAGCACGCTGACCGCGGCACGGCGCACCGACGACCCCGACTTCGAGGCCGAAGGCCTCACAATCCTGAAAGTCCTGCGATGA
- a CDS encoding radical SAM protein, with the protein MVNVSEEQSAKVELPWQRKSLPLAVIDAKEHFTRPVGPIEHEDADECPIDIKNIGWTLGNDCPYRCTHCYSMSAREKGMDFTPEIVDRIVEQLAANDVETVNLGGNEPLFTNGPNPKNTLLPRIIDGLTDAGIIVGLTTSGITALHLERDHNASWRRLNDLDISFDSPFEDEHNANRGAKIYKQAIRTLELAKEYGLDHSIIMCAMNWNFTQAHLEGLLELAVKYDAHLRINPIKPVESKHMDSLLPAEQYYEGFSFLMKHCSPVDLGEPPIAAVTDYQNAKGCPCGRTSFRIHSITPDGRIPVSPCVYLHDYKVGDLRVDNLYDIIRSPQFASFRRRNANPHLLEGCEGCELLQSCRGGCAGRSYLHHAHETGKRSLFVRDPYCPKDVAPKQEFPQQPTVPTDKRLVHMDYLCTWIGKPK; encoded by the coding sequence GTGGTCAACGTGTCCGAAGAGCAGAGCGCCAAAGTGGAACTCCCCTGGCAGCGCAAGTCGCTCCCGCTTGCGGTGATCGACGCGAAAGAGCACTTCACCCGGCCGGTGGGCCCGATCGAGCATGAGGACGCGGACGAGTGCCCGATCGACATCAAGAACATCGGCTGGACGCTCGGCAACGACTGTCCCTACCGCTGCACCCACTGCTACTCGATGTCCGCCCGCGAAAAAGGCATGGACTTCACACCCGAAATCGTCGACCGCATCGTCGAGCAGCTGGCGGCCAACGACGTCGAGACGGTGAACCTGGGCGGCAACGAACCGCTCTTCACCAACGGGCCGAACCCCAAGAACACCCTGCTGCCGAGGATCATCGACGGTCTGACCGACGCCGGCATCATCGTGGGACTCACCACCTCCGGTATCACGGCCCTGCACCTGGAGCGTGACCACAACGCGAGCTGGCGCCGGCTCAACGACCTCGACATCAGCTTCGACTCCCCGTTCGAGGACGAGCACAACGCCAACCGCGGCGCGAAGATCTACAAGCAGGCGATCCGCACCCTCGAGCTGGCCAAGGAGTACGGCCTCGACCACTCGATCATCATGTGCGCGATGAACTGGAACTTCACCCAGGCCCACCTGGAAGGCCTGCTGGAACTGGCGGTCAAGTACGACGCGCACCTGCGGATCAACCCCATCAAGCCCGTGGAGTCCAAACACATGGACTCGCTCCTGCCTGCTGAGCAGTACTACGAGGGCTTCTCCTTCCTGATGAAGCACTGCTCTCCGGTCGACCTCGGCGAGCCGCCGATCGCCGCGGTGACGGACTACCAGAACGCCAAGGGCTGCCCCTGCGGCCGGACCTCGTTCCGCATCCACTCCATAACACCTGACGGACGCATCCCGGTCTCGCCCTGCGTGTACCTGCACGACTACAAGGTGGGCGACCTGCGGGTCGACAACCTCTACGACATCATCCGCTCTCCGCAGTTCGCCTCCTTCCGCCGCCGCAACGCCAACCCACACCTGCTGGAAGGGTGCGAAGGCTGCGAGCTGCTGCAGTCCTGCCGCGGCGGTTGCGCCGGACGCTCCTACCTGCACCATGCGCACGAGACGGGCAAGCGCTCGCTGTTCGTGCGGGACCCGTACTGCCCCAAGGACGTCGCGCCCAAGCAAGAGTTCCCGCAGCAGCCCACGGTGCCGACCGACAAACGCCTGGTGCACATGGACTACTTGTGCACCTGGATCGGCAAGCCGAAGTGA
- a CDS encoding radical SAM protein, producing the protein MSKRNGPDRIVLATPSPVTHRTAEENLGLGYLAAYLRQEGYEVALIDGWLQGIDVEALARRIVDARPALVGFACYRSNMMPAIEAMRLVRRAGVRPVTVAGGYGPTFHAAEFLEAGFDAVVRGEGELPMRMLAQHVCTGTPSLERIPGLSFRDTDGTQRHNAEPAPKLPFAQLPHPHRDTLDLTIARRSLVHLQTARGCQATCTFCSIIAFERVGGGPTWRQRSIRDVADEIERLWEQGARYFKVIDDSLVEPPRDAAWCAELADEFESRGVSPRLRGSIRADRAEEDVVRELARAGFFSFSCGIENFSPSALRRMAKRATVEQNFAALDRFRAHGIYVQAGHILFDDRTTLAELEDNYAAMRHYSWTISKGIFTEMYAAAGTRFTRTLTRRGGLQIDQDALGNTRYDVLDPRVRCVYGALKRWQKEHAAVYDKAIDPLSAPKALDDAELALMHRLSVELRETDLDLFRLLLDVATGPTATAHLEEEIHDLVEAEIARTAPHYRKLDTQVEEAYCEVGLVYDADDNPFLC; encoded by the coding sequence ATGAGCAAACGGAATGGGCCGGACCGCATTGTGCTGGCCACGCCCTCGCCGGTCACGCACCGCACCGCGGAGGAAAACCTCGGTCTTGGGTACCTCGCCGCCTACCTGCGTCAGGAAGGGTACGAGGTCGCGCTCATCGACGGCTGGCTGCAGGGTATCGACGTGGAGGCGCTGGCGCGGCGCATCGTCGATGCTCGCCCCGCGCTGGTGGGCTTCGCCTGCTACCGCAGCAACATGATGCCTGCCATCGAGGCCATGCGGCTGGTGCGCCGGGCCGGGGTCCGGCCGGTGACGGTGGCAGGGGGCTACGGTCCGACCTTCCACGCCGCGGAGTTCCTGGAGGCCGGATTCGACGCGGTGGTGCGCGGCGAGGGCGAGTTGCCGATGCGGATGCTCGCCCAACACGTGTGTACCGGCACCCCGTCGCTGGAACGCATTCCGGGTCTGAGCTTCCGCGACACCGACGGGACCCAGCGGCACAACGCCGAGCCCGCCCCCAAGCTCCCCTTCGCACAGTTGCCGCACCCGCACCGCGACACACTCGACCTGACGATCGCGCGGCGCAGCCTTGTGCACCTGCAGACAGCTCGCGGATGCCAGGCCACCTGCACGTTCTGCTCCATCATCGCCTTCGAGCGGGTCGGCGGCGGACCGACCTGGCGCCAGCGCAGCATCCGGGACGTCGCCGACGAGATCGAGCGGCTATGGGAACAGGGCGCCCGGTATTTCAAGGTCATCGACGACTCGCTGGTCGAACCGCCGCGGGACGCCGCCTGGTGCGCCGAACTCGCCGACGAATTCGAGTCCCGCGGAGTGAGCCCCCGGCTGCGCGGCTCGATACGTGCCGACCGCGCCGAGGAGGACGTGGTCCGGGAGCTGGCCCGGGCCGGTTTCTTCTCCTTCTCCTGCGGTATCGAGAACTTCTCCCCCTCCGCCCTGCGCCGGATGGCCAAACGCGCCACTGTGGAGCAGAACTTCGCCGCTCTGGACCGCTTCCGGGCGCACGGCATCTACGTCCAGGCCGGGCACATCCTCTTCGACGACCGCACCACGCTGGCGGAACTGGAGGACAACTACGCCGCGATGCGCCACTATTCGTGGACGATTTCCAAGGGCATCTTCACCGAGATGTACGCCGCGGCCGGCACCCGCTTCACCAGGACGCTGACCAGGCGCGGCGGGCTGCAGATTGACCAGGACGCGCTCGGCAACACCCGCTACGACGTGCTGGATCCCCGGGTGCGGTGCGTCTACGGCGCGCTCAAGCGCTGGCAGAAGGAGCACGCGGCGGTCTACGACAAGGCCATCGACCCGCTTTCCGCCCCCAAGGCCTTGGACGACGCCGAACTCGCCCTGATGCACAGACTCTCCGTCGAACTGCGCGAGACGGACCTGGATCTCTTCCGCCTGCTGCTCGACGTCGCCACCGGGCCCACGGCCACCGCGCACCTGGAAGAGGAGATCCACGACCTGGTCGAGGCAGAGATCGCCCGCACCGCCCCCCACTACCGGAAGCTCGACACGCAGGTGGAGGAGGCGTATTGCGAGGTCGGACTCGTCTACGACGCGGACGACAACCCCTTTCTGTGCTGA
- a CDS encoding type IV secretion protein Rhs, translated as MTRQRHFRYYDPEIARYITQDPLGLRPASNPGAYVHNPYTWSDPLGLAPKCPVAKAKAAVDKIIDRAQEGKLRKSTNYHPHFDNDERVLEILKNPDAVYLSEGNRGNLIFRQGDDIVVTKGAGAGAGDVITAYGPSGVKGESGAEALGGSPTDPGHPVTHDDIVNGKIPDTRGGHMAPAKQIR; from the coding sequence ATGACGCGACAGCGCCACTTCCGCTACTACGACCCGGAAATCGCCCGCTACATCACGCAGGATCCCCTCGGTCTCAGACCGGCATCCAACCCTGGCGCTTACGTGCACAATCCGTACACGTGGAGCGACCCGCTCGGCCTCGCACCCAAGTGCCCTGTAGCGAAGGCCAAGGCTGCCGTGGACAAGATCATCGATCGCGCCCAAGAGGGCAAGCTGAGAAAGTCCACCAACTACCATCCACACTTCGACAACGACGAACGAGTCTTGGAGATCCTGAAGAACCCGGACGCGGTATACCTATCCGAAGGAAACCGCGGAAATCTCATTTTCCGACAAGGCGATGACATCGTGGTCACGAAGGGGGCAGGTGCTGGCGCAGGCGATGTCATCACCGCCTACGGCCCATCCGGAGTCAAGGGCGAATCCGGAGCCGAAGCGCTGGGCGGATCACCCACGGATCCCGGACACCCGGTAACCCATGACGACATCGTGAACGGTAAAATCCCAGACACCAGGGGCGGCCACATGGCACCCGCCAAGCAGATCCGATGA
- a CDS encoding transposase — MNHRLRESAYPSGETDGRRSRYRPPTRADDILGKRRAWVAEQDWLTLERLPAYAPELNPVELLWSSLKKRELANLAGDHLADVADATEQGIHRINANPRLPWSFLAHTGLTIGPPHPPNLRKDQ, encoded by the coding sequence GTGAACCACCGACTACGCGAGAGCGCCTACCCGAGCGGCGAGACCGACGGCCGCCGGTCCCGATACAGGCCTCCGACCAGGGCGGATGACATTCTCGGCAAGCGCAGGGCCTGGGTCGCCGAACAGGACTGGCTCACCCTGGAACGATTACCCGCCTACGCTCCCGAGCTGAACCCGGTGGAACTGCTGTGGTCCTCGCTCAAGAAGCGTGAACTCGCCAACCTCGCCGGCGACCACCTCGCCGATGTCGCCGACGCCACGGAGCAAGGCATTCACCGCATCAACGCTAACCCCCGACTGCCATGGTCATTCCTGGCCCATACCGGCCTGACCATCGGCCCACCACACCCACCGAACTTACGAAAAGATCAGTAA
- a CDS encoding integrase, with translation MLLRLAYLGVTNAFALLRLLPMSDRDKDAEILALRHQITVLERQLGGARLRFTPSDRAFLAALLHRMPLSALRRVRLLVRPDTVLRWHRDLARRRHAVLSRPKRPGRPRTVRSIRILVLRLARENPNWGYRRLHGELLVLGVKVAASTVWKILKESGIDPARDRSSSTWADFLHSQADALLACDFFETVTLSGARMYVLAVIEHSSRRIRILGPTAHPTTSWVAQAAKNLVMDLEDVGCRARFMIRDRDGKFPGLFDDALKDAGIKVILSGIQMPRMNSNMERWVQTCRHELLDRTLIWNQRHLLHALREFEQFYNSHRPHQGIANARPLHPLPTPIDDRDKLSHLGIRRHDRLGGILHEYKHAA, from the coding sequence GTGCTGCTGCGACTGGCCTACCTGGGCGTGACCAACGCGTTCGCGCTGCTGCGTCTGCTGCCGATGAGCGACCGGGACAAAGATGCGGAGATCCTGGCTCTCCGTCATCAGATCACGGTGCTCGAACGCCAACTCGGCGGTGCCCGACTACGGTTCACTCCGAGCGATCGGGCGTTCCTAGCGGCGCTGCTGCACCGCATGCCGTTGTCCGCCCTGCGGCGTGTGCGACTGCTCGTACGTCCTGACACAGTACTGCGCTGGCATCGTGACCTTGCCAGGCGCCGTCATGCCGTCTTATCGCGGCCCAAGCGACCCGGTCGACCTCGTACCGTGCGCTCCATCCGGATTCTGGTACTGCGCCTGGCCAGGGAGAATCCGAACTGGGGCTACAGGCGTCTGCACGGCGAACTGCTCGTGCTGGGAGTGAAGGTGGCCGCCTCGACCGTCTGGAAGATCCTCAAGGAATCCGGCATCGATCCAGCTCGCGACCGGAGCTCCAGCACCTGGGCCGACTTCCTGCACTCCCAAGCCGACGCCCTCCTGGCCTGCGACTTCTTTGAGACGGTCACCTTGTCCGGCGCGCGGATGTACGTACTCGCGGTAATCGAACACAGCAGTCGCCGCATCCGGATCCTGGGCCCCACCGCACACCCGACCACCTCATGGGTGGCGCAAGCGGCGAAGAACCTGGTCATGGATCTCGAGGACGTCGGCTGCCGGGCACGGTTCATGATCAGGGACAGGGATGGGAAGTTCCCCGGACTGTTCGATGACGCCCTCAAAGACGCGGGGATCAAGGTCATCCTCAGCGGCATCCAGATGCCACGAATGAACTCGAACATGGAACGGTGGGTGCAGACCTGCCGACATGAGCTCCTGGACCGGACCTTGATCTGGAACCAGCGCCACCTCCTCCACGCCCTGCGAGAGTTTGAGCAGTTCTACAACTCCCACCGACCACACCAAGGCATCGCGAACGCCCGGCCGCTACACCCCCTGCCTACACCAATCGACGATCGGGACAAGCTAAGCCACCTCGGCATACGACGCCACGACCGCCTTGGCGGCATCCTCCACGAATACAAACATGCCGCGTGA
- a CDS encoding short-chain dehydrogenase yields MRVLVSGGSSGIGAAVSLRLAEAALARGEQPMIAVSGLTANARQDEVVRSIQSMGGKAIALTGDLVDPDVPGQLVAAAVDEFGGLDALVANAGIANPGALKDLSLEDWDDMFSVNLRGAWLLAKAGYPHLKDSRGSACFTSSMSGQLPHAGSGAYSPTKAALTMMAQTLALEWAPDGIRVNVVSPGMTRTQMTEKMYLDPEVKKAREEIIPLSKIGDPMDIANVIEFLVSPLAGYVTGQDVCVDGGFSKSILSHIPGRPSSKS; encoded by the coding sequence ATGAGGGTTCTGGTCAGTGGCGGAAGCAGCGGCATCGGCGCGGCTGTAAGCCTGAGGCTCGCAGAGGCAGCGCTTGCCCGTGGTGAACAGCCGATGATCGCGGTATCCGGCCTTACTGCGAACGCGCGACAAGACGAGGTCGTCCGATCGATCCAGTCGATGGGCGGCAAAGCCATTGCATTGACAGGAGACCTGGTTGATCCCGACGTGCCCGGTCAGCTGGTAGCCGCTGCGGTCGACGAGTTCGGCGGCTTGGATGCGCTGGTGGCAAATGCCGGCATCGCCAACCCTGGCGCACTCAAGGATCTCTCTCTCGAGGACTGGGATGACATGTTCTCCGTCAACCTCCGCGGGGCGTGGCTACTTGCCAAAGCAGGTTACCCGCACCTGAAGGATAGCCGCGGGTCCGCCTGTTTCACCTCTTCAATGTCCGGCCAGCTCCCGCATGCCGGATCAGGTGCATACAGTCCGACCAAGGCTGCACTCACGATGATGGCTCAGACACTCGCACTGGAATGGGCACCAGACGGAATCCGCGTGAACGTCGTGTCCCCGGGCATGACTCGCACGCAGATGACTGAAAAAATGTACCTCGATCCCGAAGTGAAGAAGGCAAGGGAAGAAATTATCCCGTTGTCGAAAATTGGCGACCCGATGGATATCGCGAACGTGATCGAGTTTCTTGTCAGCCCACTGGCTGGATATGTCACCGGCCAAGATGTCTGCGTCGATGGGGGTTTCTCCAAGTCCATCCTCAGTCACATTCCCGGTCGGCCCAGCTCCAAGTCCTGA